Sequence from the Pristiophorus japonicus isolate sPriJap1 chromosome 10, sPriJap1.hap1, whole genome shotgun sequence genome:
tactcctgcacctattttctatgtttatatgtttctatgccagAAATTGTGAAGTTTGCAAAAAATCCAGTGAAAGCTACCAAACACTATTTGCTTCATTCAAACTAACACTGACAAAATATGGTGCTTTTTGCTGTGAACTTGATTTCATTAGAGAGTGAGATTTTTGGAAGTAATTTCACTCATGCATTTGTAGAGCTTTGAGTGATTGGTAATTATTGCCAAGAATCTCTGCTGACTGGAAGAAAAACCTGAAATAGTAATCCTGAGTGTACAAACTGAGTCTAATCTCACTACCGTTTAAAGTTAATAGGCACTGAATTGAATATTATATTTTACAAGAAATTGTGACCATGTATGGGGAAGATTTCCTTCTATGTATTATCAACTTCATAAATGTGGTAGGAGAATTTCCAACGCTCACTCTTTCCATCAAGATATTCAATGCATTCTAAAGTAAAGCATTTCAAATGttaaaaattgcagtcagaggatATTTCTCTCAATGTTTACAAGATTGCTATCAGAGGGGTCATCTGTTCTGGAAAATAGAAAGCTTTCCACTTCTATGACTAAATATGACTCTATCCTATCTGATGCAGTTATATGACACGACCAGTAGTTGTAGTATGTCTTTAAGACCAGGTTGCACTTGACTACAACTTGCACACTGCATGCTCGGACAGAGCTGTGTGTATCTGCATGTTTACTTGCATGTCCAGAGCTCCACATGCCTCCTGGCTATCGTTTAATGTTAAGAGGGAACTGGCAGGAACCTCTATTTTCTGATAACATTGAAAATGCAATATTCAAGAGACCACCCAAGACTTTTGTTAAAAAGCTGGTGACACACCGAAcgaacattatacttcacctggtgCTAAACTCCAGTGGACTCTCACACCACTTGTCTTTTTGGGAGTTCGATTAGAATCTAGCTACCGCCAAAACAGTTGTCTATCAATGTGGAAGTGCAAGTGTAACTGCAGTTTGATAGTCAAAGTCTTGAGGGAAAGAAAACTTACCCATCTGAGTCATTTACTTTAAATTAATTTCAAAATAGTTTTGGTTAAAGCCAACACTGAGGCTTACATTGGAAATAAGGGGCTACTCAATATATATTTACAGCACATCACATAGACGAGAGGTAATGAATACTAAATGTTGACTGTATAATTGTGCATAATAAAACAAGTAGTAGTGATGGTTTGGCTTTCCATCAACTGCTCGTGTCTAGTTTCCAGCTGTTTTTAAATACCAAACATGTTTTGAAGGCATCTCTTAAACACAAAATTATTTGCTCCTGCATGAGAAATTAGTAGTCCTCTGGATATCTAACTATGAAAAATAACTTTTATTTTAACCTTTTACACATGGAGTTTTTATTTAATCAAAGTCTtacttttatcattttaaataaaaataaataatattGTCATTTACAAAGAATCTTCTTATAGCTGCAGTAAGCTTATACAAATAGCTCACAAATTAAGTAATTTACACAAATATTGTTTTTCATAATTTTCTTGTTAAATAATTGCTTACAGTTTAAACTCCATTCCCATATTCCAGCTGGATGAAAGGTGAAACAAGATCAGTTAATCACCTATTTCAGGTTGCTTGAGTTTTTTGTCCAGTATCAGTCTGATCACTCAATTCAGTAAAGCTCATTTGGTATCAGAAAGGATTCTTGAAGGGAAAGAAAAGTGACATTCATAATGTCCAAAACCCAATACAACATTTGGTGATGTTATGTGTTCACTGTTGCTGCTTTATCCGATGTATGTAACTTCATTCAACAGTTTTTGAACTGAAGGTAGCCTGAAATGACAGACAGCAGCTTTATATATTCTTCAAAAGTAAAGCAATGAATTAatgcttaaaaaaaaacttgaataCAACAATCCTGGGCGTGTATAGGTCCTTCTTGAGCAGGGTGAGTCCCCCTTAGTTCCCACCAAGATATTGTTTCAACATTTGGCAGAGACAAGAAGCTATCAGGTGCTAAAACTAAACCTAGAAAAACATATTCACAGGATATATTACAGGAATGCCAGTATACAACAGACTTGATATATACCAGCTGATGTTGAACTGTCCTTTCTCGTAGGTTTGTAATCAAATTTGTTTTTCATTTACCAAATATAAACTTGTTGCCCTGACCGTCCTCTCCAAGTTATCTTAATAGCTGTGTGCAATTTCTTTAATATTAATTCAAAAGTCATTGAGGTCTGAAAATTGAAAGTCATCTCATTATTGAAGCCAATGCAACTATTAAACATAATTGTAGTCATACCTTTttattttctggttccttggtcagccaAAGAAGCAGTGGTTGTCTTGGATTTTTTCTGTTCTTTAACCCTGGAGTTTCAGGTCCAGCCATTTTGCTTTTATGAAATTAAGTATTGGGATCAATCACTGATCCAGCTGTGCAAATCTACACTTTTTAAACAAAATGACAATGTGCAGTTTTGTAAAGAGAGCACTAGTCTTACTCTACATGGTGTAGTTTCGTTTTGTAAACAATATATTAGTTGATTGTTAATCAGATTGGATCTGAGTAACTTATAAATCCTTTATGCCACATACATTTGAAACACAAATGTTGGTAACTTCAAAGTACTATCCATGTATTGCTTGTAAACGTTGGGTTGATCGTATAATTGATCAGTTGTACCCTACCACTTATAGATCTAAATCATTCACTGATTTATTCTCTAAAGAATATGAAGCTATTCTTTTGTTTAATGGGATCTCAACCTCTGCAACACTGTACTCTTTACTTCTGTGCTTCCTTTTTCTCAGTGAAATGTAGCACACCAAAGCAAATACCAAGGTCAAAAGCCCAAAGCATAAAGCTGATAGtgctatcaacacagtctgacatgGGAATATGTTCAGTTCTGTTTGAAAAGGGTCAGTCCTTGTCTCTGGTAGGTTTTCCTCTATCCTGATGTCAGGATCTTTTCTCAGCAGGTTTTCTATGTAGCTCTCATTGTTTAACGTTTCATTTACAAAAAGGTTGACTATAACTGTGGTATGAAGTGGTTCTGGGTAACCATGATCGCTGACCTTGACTAACAGTCTGTACAATCCATGGTCATTCTTCACCAAAGCCTCATGCAATGTGATGTTACCAGTGCCTGTGTCAATGATGAAGGTCTCTGGACGGGGTCCTCTGTGGCCAATGATGCTATAAGCAATGACAGCATTCATTCCTGTGTCTTTATCAACAGCATATACTTCAGTAATGGAAGAGCCAGGGATTGTGGATGGCAGTACCAGAAGAAAAGAGAGGTTAGACTGAGGGAACAAGACCAAGGGTGGGTTATCGTTGACATCTATTAGAAGCACTGTCACTTTAGCAACAGCAGACAGAGCGGGCTCTCCTCCATCCATAGCTTGAACCCAGAGAATGTAAGAACTCTGCTGTTCCCTGTCTAAGGGGGCATTCGCCATGAGGTTCCCCTTCCCCGTGTCTATGACAAAGTGCTCACTACCATTGAGTATGGACAAGGCCACCCAGCCGTTATTTCCAACATCAGGATCGATAACCCCAATCACACCGATCTCGCTAAAACTCGGGTGGTCTtcgggaacaaagaaattgaaATCTTTGTTGATGAACCTGGGGCTGTTGTCATTGGTGTCAAGGACAGTGAGAAGAACTGTGGTGGTGGATTCTCGGGGTGGAGACCCACCATCTATAGCTCTGATGATGAGTCTGTACTTTTCCTGTTCTTCTCTATCTAAGGATGTTGACACTGTCAAACCCCCACTGAATTTATCTAAAACAAAGATGGGAGGCACATTAGGGCCCAGAGCGAAAGTAATGGTCCCCATTTCTCCGCTGTCATCATCTGTGGCCTTCATTTTAATGAGGAAGCTATTGGGAGGGTTGTTCTCTTCAATGGTCACTTCAACCAAAGAGTTGGTGAAGATGGGAGAATTGTCGTTTTGGTCTATGAGCTGTATCTTGATGTGGGTCCTGAGAGCTAGCCTTTTGGTGTTCTCTGCCACTACAGTCAGTTCGTACTGCTGCTTAACCTCGTAATCCAAAACCTGCGACGTTTCCAGCAGATACTCGTCTTGAAAGGTCCGGTAAGGCGCCAGGCGGAAAGGGCCTCTTCCTTCCAGGTAACAGCGCACTGTCTCCCGCTGGTCGGGGTCGATCACCGTGAAGAAGGCGATGGGGGTCGGGACGGGCTCGGTCTCCTTCAGGTACACCACACCTTCCGACTGGAGAGCGATGTAGCGAGGCGTCACCCGAGGGGGGCTGGAGAGAACTTGGACGATGGAGATTTGCACAGCAGCCGTGACCGGACTGCAGCCTGTCCCGGTGGCCAGCACCGTCAGCCGGTGGATCTGGGCAGTCTTCTCCTGGAGGGGGGAGGCCAGGCGGATGGTCCCTGAGGTCCTGTCCAGGCTGAAGAGCTGGATGGAGGTCTTGGCCACCCTGTCCCCGTAGGAATAGACGATGTGGGCGTTGTAGCCCAGGTCGGGGTCGGTGGCTCGCAGCCGAGCCACTTGGCTGCCAACTGTGGCGTTGGCGTGCAGGGTGAGGTTGAGCCGAGACTCGGTGAACTGCGGGCAGTTGTCGTTGACATCGGTGACCGAGACGGTGAGAGTGGCGGTGCCGGAGCGGCGGGGAGATCCGCCATCCTCCGCTATCAGGCCCATCACATAGAGCTCCCGGGCTTCCCGGTCCAGGGCCATCTCCAGCACCAGCACCGGCCGTCCGCCGCCGTCCGGCTCGCTGCTCAGGGAGAAGCCGGCATGGGCACCGGACAGCCGGTAGCTCACCGCGCCGTTAGCGCCGGGGTCGCAATCCTCGGCGGGAGGCTCCAGTGGGTAACGCGAGCCGGGCTCGGCGTTCTCCGCCACAGATACGCCGATGCTGGCGGCCGGGAATCGCGGCGAGTTGTCATTGATGTCCTCCACCAGGATCCTGAGCTTCAGCAGCCTGAAGAGTCTGGCCGGCAGCAGGATGACATCGAGAAGCAACGAGCACTCCAGCTCCGGCTGCCCGGGGCACAGGCTCTCCCGGTCCAGCACCGAGTCCGAGGTGCGCAGCTCGCCCGTGTCCCGGTTCAGATCCACGAAGCGCCCGTCCCCGGGCTGAGACACCAGGTTGTAGGTGACTCCGGGCTCTGCCAAGCCGTCCAACTTCAGGTCGGTGCCCAGGTTCCCGATGAGTGTCCCGCTCGGTAACTCTTCCTTCACTCGGTACACCAGCTCGGACGCCAGGCTACAGCTTGCAAGGAAAAGTCCCGTGCACAAAATAAACGGGAGCATTCCCTGCTGCAAAAAAAGTAAATTGAAAGGTATTAGTTCAAAAAGTAACTTCAGGTagcaaaatgaatgattaaatttgatTGCAATACTTCTGCCCACTTAATGCAATGATGCAAACACGCAGTTCAGTAGGAAAGTTATTTAAGTTGGGGTGAGACTGAGACTGCAAACTGTCATCCAGTACCTCAAACACTGCTTTCGGGCAGACTAAATGCATGGTCTAGATGAACGATTATTTCGTACCTGGATCTTTGGATGGTTGAGTGTACTCCAGCTCCAGCCCTGATCCATGCTCACTGGGTTCTCAGGGGGTTAGGAGCCCCAGGACTGCGTTGTACTGCACTGGTTGAGTTCACTTGCAGTCTGCTCTCCTCCCCTGCTTCTCAGTCCCATTCCGGATTAGTGAATGGGAAATTGATGCTGTCCGTCATTCGTAGCTACGTACATTCTTATATGCAAATATTTCTCACTTCAGCCCGCGGACTTTTCACTAATTCAGGCAAAGTCTGCAGGAAGGAAGCATGCAGTTTGAAGTACTTGAGACTGTTCCTATGTAGTTTTACTATCAACCGATATAGGGACAGTTAAACTACATAGTTTAGTtttagttttttcgcctgtgtctatctgcgtgcgcattttggctgcgcttcagacccgagcctttaatctctttttacacttccatctcatgctttttctctttccctcaatggtcaatatcaaaGGCATTGTgaaactgttgtgaagcgccttgggatgttttactacattaaaggtgctatataaataaaagttaatatTATAGGAACTACATAGGGACTGTAAAACTACACAGGAACTGTCAAACTACATACGGACTGCCAAACTTTATAAGAACTGTCAaactacttaagaacataagaacataagaaacaggagcaggccatacaacccctcgatcctgctccgccattcaataatatcatggccgatcatcgacctcaactccactttcccgcccgatctccatgtcccttgatcccctagactccaaaaatctatcgatctcagccttgaatatattcagagactcagcatccacagccctctggggcagagaattccaaaaattcacaaccctccaagtgaagaaattccttctcatctttgtctcaaatgtccgaccccttatcctgagacagtgccccGAGTTCTAAACACTCCTGTCAAGGGATACAACATCTCAGCATCtagtctgtcaatccccttcagaatcttgtatgcttctatgagatcacctctcattcttctaaactccagagagtataggcccattgtacacaatctctcatcataagacagcccccacaccctaggaatcaatctagtgaatcttcgttgcaccacctccgagccaagtatatcctcccttagataaggtcaaaactgtgcacagtactccaggtatggtctcaccaaggccctgtacaattgcagcaaaacttccttactcttatacttcaacccccttgcaataaaggacaacatgccatttgccttccttattgcttgctgtacctgcatgcgagctTTCTGTGTTTATTGCACAAAGATACCCAAATCTCTcaaaacacaaacatttaaaattttttcactatttaaaaataaactctgtttttctattcttcctaccaaagtgaataacctcacatttccttacattatactccatctgctaccttactGCTGACTCACTTAgtttatctatattcctttgcagacactttggggCCGAAAGTGGTGGACTACTGACTGCTGCCACCGAGTTTGCTGGGCGGTCTCCCCTGCGAGCGAGTTTAGTGGAGGCTTCCGTCCGCTGGCGTGCAACACGCGTAAGTGTCCTTCTGCctgctgagctgccagtttggtccgggtggtcatccgctgcagcaggggaaaagaccgtcgcatggaggcaggtctaacctcaatggtaagtgtgaagacctgaaaaaaaaggttagttcaCTTTTCTTCATtgttttttgcagcgattcaggtaggtggggtcccctgaaggttttctagtgtttcttttttattttttggaaattttaaATTTTATCTGTTCCCTCCCCCCCTGGGCCTGACTCAgtcctcggtggtactttgccgaggattgcatttgctgccgagaatgggagctcccacctgctgccgcccagattcacagttttggtctcctaacttgaggaaggacattcttgctattgagggagtgcagcgaagattcaccagactgattcccgggatggtgggactgacctatcaagaaagactggatcaactgggcttgtattcattggagttcagaagaatgagaggggacctcatagaaacgtttaaaattctgacgggtttagacaggttagatgcaggaagaatgttcccaatgttggggaagtccagaaccaggggtcacagtctaaggataaggggtaagccatttaagactgagatgaggagaaacttcttcacccagagagtggtgaacctgtggaattctctaccacagaaagtagttgaggccaattcactaaatatattcaaaagggagttcgatgaagtccttactactgggggggatcaagggatatggcgagaaagcagaaagggggtactgaagttgcatgttcagccatgaactcattgaatggcggtgcaggctagaagggctgaatggcctactcctgcacctattttctatgtttctatgtttctatgtttaagtccCATTTTTGCTGCCGGGCGATCTTTCCAGaactttttcatgaaacttctgcccaaagtaccgtcaggatcacaGTGGTCCTTTaggtggcacttgggcagaacttatctttcaccaagttcaggccctttgtcttctcctcacagcttactgtcccaccgagctttgtatcatcagcaaacataggACCTGTCAAACTACATAGGAACTGTCAAACTACATAGGAACTGTCAAACTACCAAGGGACTGTACAAACTACCAAGGGACTGTCAAACTACTAAGGGACTGTACAAACTATGTAGAAACTGTCAAAATACATAGGGACAGTAAAACTACATAGAATCTGTCAAACTAAATAGGAACTGTCAAACTACATTGGTATTGTCAAACTACATAGAGACTGTGAGACAATATAGAAACTGACAAACTACAAAGAAATTGTCAAACTACATAGGGGCAGTAAAACTACGAAGAAAAAGTCAAACTgcataaaaactgaccaactgcatGAGAACTGTCAAACTAAATAGGAACTGTTAAACTACATAGGGACAATCAAACTACATGGGGAGAGTAAAACTTCGTAGAAACTATCAAAATATGTAGAAACGGTCAAATTGCACAGGAACTGTCACACTACATAGGAACTGTCAAATTACATAGGAATTGTCAAACTACATAGGAACTGTCaaactgtcataagaacataggccccggttttcatgagctgcaaggcctgcccatttgccgcccaaaggaccgccaatggcctccaagagaccgggcggtactttgcttgaaagattcctctaaaagaggtggcagtaccgcccaatggcaaaataatggcttacgccatcaatcgcagcgggcgggagctctcaatctcagtgGAAAATgagtttgccgcccaagtgccgccgaggatggagtcgggcctagggaggggggaactctGAAAAGTAAGAAACATtaccaaagaaaaaaaaacaccggaacaccttcaagggaccccatctaggtaagttgcttaaaaacatttttaaaaaagattttcataaccttttcttgcaggtattcatacctaccgtcggggtaacAACAGCCgccacgcagtggtccttccccctgctggcgccaactcccgctgACTCCCACTCGCACCAATCTGGTATCTtggtgggcgggaggccacttacgcgacttggccgccagatGATGTCGGTGGGTGGTTCCCGGTGGTGCTCCCCTCCTGCCCCCTCCAGCCCAAGTAGAAACTGGGAGCGAAAGGAAAGTGGCAGCAAAACTCAGCAACAGTCGGCAGCAGCAGGCGACAGTGCGCGGCAAGATCACCAATATgggggccataagaacataagaaataggagcaggagtaggccatttgtcaaaCTATATCAGAACTGTGAAACTACATAGGAACTGTCCAACTACATAGGAACTGTCaaactatcataagaacataagaaatattagcaggaataggctatttggcccctctcgagtctgctctaccatttaataagatcatggctgatctgatcttgggctcagctccactttcctgtctgctccccataaccctttactcccttataattcaaaaatctgactatctccaccttaaatatattcagtgaaccagCCTCCAAAGctgtctgggacagagaattccacagttttacgtccttctgatagaagaaattcatcctcgtctcagttctaaatgggtgacctttTATTCTAAAAAGGGCCTGAAAACTACCTAGGAACTTTCAAACTACATcggaactgttatgtatgcatgcttgtaacttatgatgttctgtaacactgaatgtaccttcaccctgtacacaccttacctgtacaccagagggtgctgctgctggagacctaagggttacctatacactgcaggtaacccagtataaaaaggagctcacctcttggtgtcctcactctaggagctgcaaataaaggactacagtcttcacagtttaagtaccatacccctgcctcgtggagtcactaacaaagtgcttacatacacaataactggcgacaaggtcacaaactacacgcgcaacatgtcgaatctcagcaactttcaacaattcacgatggggaagattgggacgctttcgtggaaagattggaacatttcttcatagccagccACCTGGATGGGGACATACCGGCTACACTAccaaacaagcgcagggccatcctgcttagttgTTGTGGGCCCACAATCCGTTGTCTCAtctgggacttgctagccccagtgaagacaacaaccaagagctatggggaacttgtaaccttaatccaagagcaactaaaacccaacgaaagcatcctcacagccaggcaccggttctatactcaccggcgacccgaaggcccagaaattgctaagtatgctgcagatttaagaagattggctgtactgtgtgattttggcgaccaccttaacgaagcactaagggaaaTATTTTgtaatcggaatcggccacgagggcctccgccacaaattgctctctgcggacatcacagtcaccctgcggaaggcaattaaagtgagctaggcctacatgatttcagtcggcgactccaggcgaatattgaccaacacccaggactctaaaccgatgaATGTAGtgcaccgaatggctacttctaaaggcataaatgctgccccgagtcccgcaaccctgagtctaccATATGGGGAAAACCGGCTGGCCCCGTgctagcgctgtggaggaaaccacagcgcccaccagtgccactacaaagactatacctgcaaaggctgcaaagagaaaggcaccttcagagaatgtgcagaaaaagctttactcaccatgttgctgaagagttggctgatcacctgggctccgacacagatgaagacgaagctgctcgactcctggaagaagagtatggaatttatacctgctccaccgaaagttccccgTGGAAGACGGAAGTAGATAtcgacggagttccagtttcgatggagatcgacacaggggcgagccagtctttgatgacccAGATGACCTTTGAAACACTTTGGATCAATCCCACcaaatgaccaaaactgtctcctgtccaagcgaagctgctcatctacaccaaaggtaaaatcccagtcattggcagcgtggacgcCCAGGTCTCCCAGCgtggcgtgatgaacaaactccccctgtggatcgttgccagcaatggtccaacgctgctgggaagaagttggatgaagcaggtccaagtcggtcgaagtgatgacggcctccaggctccagcaatccacatcccacgcagtcccgaacttggatccatcgctgcacctagagatcccaccgtccagctcgactgtgcGGCGATGACTTCACAACACCGTGGTGAGATCACCAGAACCAAACGTCCAGACTTTacctccgggccgtggcaggactccaagagaaGACTATCGTCGAGAAAAGTGAATTCCCGACGTCCATGGCGGAACCTGAGgagaaaaagatcaccacagcctacctgcaggagagcgagaa
This genomic interval carries:
- the pcdh20 gene encoding protocadherin-20 — encoded protein: MDQGWSWSTLNHPKIQQGMLPFILCTGLFLASCSLASELVYRVKEELPSGTLIGNLGTDLKLDGLAEPGVTYNLVSQPGDGRFVDLNRDTGELRTSDSVLDRESLCPGQPELECSLLLDVILLPARLFRLLKLRILVEDINDNSPRFPAASIGVSVAENAEPGSRYPLEPPAEDCDPGANGAVSYRLSGAHAGFSLSSEPDGGGRPVLVLEMALDREARELYVMGLIAEDGGSPRRSGTATLTVSVTDVNDNCPQFTESRLNLTLHANATVGSQVARLRATDPDLGYNAHIVYSYGDRVAKTSIQLFSLDRTSGTIRLASPLQEKTAQIHRLTVLATGTGCSPVTAAVQISIVQVLSSPPRVTPRYIALQSEGVVYLKETEPVPTPIAFFTVIDPDQRETVRCYLEGRGPFRLAPYRTFQDEYLLETSQVLDYEVKQQYELTVVAENTKRLALRTHIKIQLIDQNDNSPIFTNSLVEVTIEENNPPNSFLIKMKATDDDSGEMGTITFALGPNVPPIFVLDKFSGGLTVSTSLDREEQEKYRLIIRAIDGGSPPRESTTTVLLTVLDTNDNSPRFINKDFNFFVPEDHPSFSEIGVIGVIDPDVGNNGWVALSILNGSEHFVIDTGKGNLMANAPLDREQQSSYILWVQAMDGGEPALSAVAKVTVLLIDVNDNPPLVLFPQSNLSFLLVLPSTIPGSSITEVYAVDKDTGMNAVIAYSIIGHRGPRPETFIIDTGTGNITLHEALVKNDHGLYRLLVKVSDHGYPEPLHTTVIVNLFVNETLNNESYIENLLRKDPDIRIEENLPETRTDPFQTELNIFPCQTVLIALSALCFGLLTLVFALVCYISLRKRKHRSKEYSVAEVEIPLNKRIASYSLENKSVNDLDL